The Corallococcus soli genome includes a window with the following:
- a CDS encoding hybrid sensor histidine kinase/response regulator — MAVDPMLQPLVAGFAIEAQEVIQKVTMDLLELEREGLENDALAKIYTRLGRHLHTLKGSASSLGLQDLGDIAHRLEDALAPLKATTQKMPRTVVDILLHGLDLFMLRAQAHADGRGELLPDPAAALAQLVAAAPPPEAAAALPGGAFAQAVPPPPTTDAGVQGLSPGAPPSPEPQGESADAGWRVSARQVTSLMREVERLREVRLRVEERSRELERVSTLLAKQGLLAETAEARTLLSGTGRSLRTDGEETSDIVDALEEGLKAITTRPTRTILEPLQRMVRDLSRQLGKEARLSVVGAEVSLDRRLLEKLQGALVHLLRNAVDHGLEMPAEREKAGKHHEGALTLRVEQQGNLLYLEASDDGRGIDLQAVRRVAEKRGLVTAEEVARFNDNQVRDLIFSEGFSTRSDVTDTSGRGVGLDAVRATVEALQGRIEVASTRGQGTRFVLTLPVDLGSSPVLMVRALEQFVGLPMLAVESTQLARADSLRLGKRRAHLEHLGQLLPVVDLGARLGLRASAPPAEGQPMLIVQSGGKRVALVVDAVVGDRDLVIRPLPSEVRDVPAWQGAATLSRGELLLILRPDWVVSDSEKVTVSAGSRRALVVDDSLTARALHRASLEAGGFQVHLAASGPRALERLAADTYDVVICDLDMEEMDGTELIARLREKKETRTLPVILVSAHDSPSARERGLESGADGFLSKRECAAGRLLAEVLDVMSRRGSRA, encoded by the coding sequence ATGGCCGTTGATCCGATGCTGCAGCCGCTGGTGGCGGGCTTCGCCATCGAGGCGCAGGAGGTCATCCAGAAGGTCACCATGGACCTGCTGGAGCTGGAGCGCGAGGGCCTGGAGAACGACGCGCTCGCGAAAATCTACACCCGGCTGGGCCGCCACCTGCACACGCTGAAGGGCAGCGCTTCCTCGCTGGGCCTCCAGGACCTGGGCGACATCGCCCACCGGCTGGAGGACGCGCTGGCGCCGCTCAAGGCGACCACGCAGAAGATGCCGCGCACGGTGGTGGACATCCTGCTGCACGGGCTGGACCTGTTCATGCTGCGCGCGCAGGCGCACGCGGATGGCCGGGGAGAGCTGCTGCCGGACCCCGCCGCCGCGCTGGCCCAGCTGGTCGCGGCCGCGCCGCCGCCGGAGGCCGCCGCCGCGCTGCCCGGGGGGGCCTTCGCGCAGGCGGTGCCCCCGCCGCCGACGACGGACGCTGGCGTGCAGGGCCTGTCGCCGGGCGCGCCGCCGTCGCCGGAGCCGCAGGGCGAGTCGGCGGACGCCGGGTGGCGCGTGAGCGCGCGGCAGGTGACGTCGCTGATGCGCGAGGTGGAGCGCCTGCGCGAGGTGCGCCTGCGGGTGGAGGAGCGCAGCCGGGAGCTGGAGCGGGTGTCCACGCTGCTCGCCAAGCAGGGCCTGCTGGCGGAGACGGCGGAGGCGCGCACGCTGCTGTCCGGCACGGGCCGCTCGCTGCGCACCGACGGCGAGGAGACGAGCGACATCGTGGACGCGCTGGAGGAGGGCCTCAAGGCCATCACCACGCGGCCCACGCGCACCATCCTGGAGCCCCTGCAGCGCATGGTGCGGGACCTGTCGCGCCAGCTGGGCAAGGAGGCGCGGCTGTCGGTGGTGGGCGCGGAGGTGTCGTTGGACAGGCGCCTGCTGGAGAAGCTCCAGGGCGCGCTCGTGCACCTCTTGCGCAACGCCGTGGACCACGGGCTGGAGATGCCCGCCGAGCGCGAGAAGGCCGGCAAGCACCACGAGGGCGCGCTCACGCTGCGCGTGGAGCAGCAGGGCAACCTGCTGTACCTGGAGGCCTCCGACGACGGGCGCGGCATCGACCTGCAGGCGGTGCGGCGGGTGGCGGAGAAGCGCGGGCTGGTGACGGCGGAGGAGGTGGCGCGCTTCAACGACAACCAGGTGCGCGACCTCATCTTCAGCGAGGGCTTCAGCACCCGCTCGGACGTGACGGACACCTCCGGGCGCGGCGTGGGCCTGGACGCGGTGCGCGCCACGGTGGAGGCGCTCCAGGGCCGCATCGAGGTGGCCAGCACGCGCGGGCAGGGCACGCGCTTCGTGCTCACGCTGCCGGTGGACCTGGGCAGCTCCCCGGTGCTGATGGTGCGCGCGCTGGAGCAGTTCGTGGGCCTGCCCATGCTCGCGGTGGAGTCCACGCAGCTGGCGCGCGCGGACTCGCTGCGGCTGGGCAAGCGCCGGGCGCACCTGGAGCACCTGGGGCAGCTCCTGCCGGTGGTGGACCTGGGCGCGCGGCTGGGCCTGCGCGCGTCGGCGCCCCCCGCGGAGGGCCAGCCCATGCTCATCGTCCAGAGCGGCGGCAAGCGCGTGGCGCTGGTGGTGGACGCGGTGGTGGGGGACCGGGACCTGGTCATCCGCCCGCTGCCCTCGGAGGTGCGCGACGTGCCGGCCTGGCAGGGCGCGGCGACGCTCAGCCGCGGCGAGCTGCTGCTCATCCTCCGTCCGGACTGGGTGGTGTCGGATTCGGAGAAGGTGACGGTGTCGGCGGGCAGCCGGCGGGCGCTGGTGGTGGACGACTCGCTCACCGCGCGGGCGCTGCACCGGGCCAGCCTGGAGGCCGGCGGCTTCCAGGTGCACCTGGCGGCCAGCGGCCCCCGGGCCCTGGAGCGGCTGGCGGCGGACACCTACGACGTCGTCATCTGCGATCTGGACATGGAAGAGATGGACGGCACCGAGCTCATCGCGCGGCTGCGTGAGAAGAAGGAGACGCGCACGCTGCCGGTCATCCTGGTCTCCGCGCACGACAGCCCGTCCGCGCGCGAGCGGGGGCTGGAGTCCGGCGCGGACGGCTTCTTGAGCAAGCGCGAATGCGCCGCGGGCCGCCTGCTCGCCGAAGTGCTGGACGTGATGAGCCGCCGCGGGAGCCGCGCTTGA
- a CDS encoding cold-shock protein, which yields MATGTVKWFNDAKGFGFITQDGGGEDVFCHHTAINMDGFRTLAEGQKVEFEVTKGPKGLQAQNVRAA from the coding sequence ATGGCAACTGGCACCGTGAAGTGGTTCAACGACGCGAAGGGCTTCGGCTTCATCACCCAGGACGGCGGCGGCGAGGACGTGTTCTGCCACCACACCGCCATCAACATGGATGGGTTCCGCACGCTGGCCGAAGGCCAGAAGGTGGAGTTCGAAGTCACCAAGGGCCCCAAGGGCCTGCAGGCGCAGAACGTCCGCGCGGCGTGA
- a CDS encoding chemotaxis protein CheW codes for MKGTPRLMDEALEEETRDLLARRAARLREQGESSVEEAVHWIAEFPLGEERYALPLELLRAALPLRMVTPVPLSEPAVIGVLRFQGQVLSALSLASLLGGHGWRQDPAVLLVVDRGDGELCALDCEAIPRPTTLPLAAVEAARVRAEGPVMEVFTQDRQLIHLIDPKRLFSVPDAGVRHGR; via the coding sequence ATGAAGGGGACGCCGCGGTTGATGGACGAGGCCCTGGAGGAGGAGACGCGCGACCTGCTCGCGCGCCGGGCCGCGCGCCTGCGTGAGCAGGGCGAGTCGTCCGTCGAGGAGGCGGTCCACTGGATCGCCGAGTTCCCCCTGGGCGAGGAGCGCTACGCGCTGCCCCTGGAGTTGCTGCGGGCCGCGCTGCCCCTGCGCATGGTGACGCCCGTGCCGCTGTCGGAGCCCGCCGTCATCGGCGTGCTGCGCTTCCAGGGCCAGGTGCTGTCCGCGCTGAGCCTGGCGTCGCTGCTGGGCGGCCACGGGTGGCGGCAGGACCCCGCCGTGCTGCTGGTGGTGGACCGGGGCGACGGGGAGCTGTGCGCGCTGGACTGCGAAGCCATCCCGCGCCCCACCACGCTGCCGCTCGCGGCGGTGGAGGCCGCGCGGGTGCGGGCGGAGGGGCCGGTGATGGAGGTCTTCACCCAGGACCGGCAGCTCATCCACCTCATCGACCCGAAGCGCCTGTTCTCCGTGCCGGACGCGGGGGTGCGCCATGGCCGTTGA
- a CDS encoding CheR family methyltransferase, translating into MSAGLDPRLLARAREVVADTTGFRDDAIAQEAVERVLRAELARGRVPTEVLSELQQLGSPLAYTLVRAVLVGETYFFRQPEHFRFIASEGVPSALRHGALHLRGWSAGCATGEEAYSLAACLLACAPPGMPVEVVGTDLHEASLEAARRGTYGAWSRRESAPALHTVYEPHGERQVSIIPEVRKVTRFAPANLLAPLPERFGLFDFILCRNVLTYFSPSARDAAIGHLTRSLTPGGLLFLGTVEVDRVPPGLTREGPPELQAFRKPRPEERSFAPLPPPQPLVTSRVTPPPRRLSAPLPPPPAQPPSPPPPPARLHLQALERIEEGNVSGATAVLELLVKQAPDYLPGLLELALLRERAGARDAAFPLMRALRSRAGQLPPDELVDGPEALPARFYLASADAYLNLGALE; encoded by the coding sequence ATGAGTGCAGGGCTCGACCCCCGGCTGCTGGCCCGAGCCCGGGAAGTGGTGGCGGACACCACCGGCTTTCGTGATGACGCCATCGCCCAGGAGGCGGTGGAACGCGTGCTGCGCGCGGAGCTGGCCCGGGGCCGGGTGCCCACGGAGGTCCTGAGCGAGCTGCAGCAACTGGGCTCGCCCCTGGCCTACACGCTGGTGCGCGCGGTGCTGGTGGGGGAGACGTACTTCTTCCGCCAGCCGGAGCACTTCCGCTTCATCGCCTCGGAAGGGGTGCCGTCCGCGCTGCGCCACGGCGCGCTGCACCTGCGCGGCTGGAGCGCGGGGTGCGCCACCGGCGAGGAGGCCTATTCGCTGGCCGCGTGCCTGCTGGCGTGCGCGCCCCCCGGGATGCCGGTGGAGGTGGTGGGCACGGACCTGCATGAGGCCAGCCTGGAGGCCGCCCGGCGCGGCACCTACGGCGCGTGGTCCCGCCGCGAGTCCGCGCCCGCGCTGCACACCGTCTACGAGCCCCACGGCGAGCGCCAGGTGTCCATCATCCCGGAGGTGCGCAAGGTCACCCGCTTCGCGCCGGCCAACCTGCTGGCGCCGCTGCCGGAGCGCTTCGGCCTGTTCGACTTCATCCTCTGCCGCAACGTGCTCACGTACTTCTCGCCGTCCGCGCGCGACGCGGCCATCGGGCACCTGACGCGCAGCCTGACGCCGGGGGGCCTGCTGTTCCTGGGCACGGTGGAGGTGGACCGCGTGCCGCCGGGGCTGACGCGCGAGGGGCCGCCGGAGCTGCAGGCCTTCCGCAAGCCGCGCCCGGAAGAGCGCTCCTTCGCGCCGCTGCCCCCGCCGCAGCCGCTCGTCACCTCGCGGGTCACCCCGCCGCCGCGCCGGCTGTCCGCGCCGCTGCCGCCCCCCCCCGCGCAGCCGCCGTCCCCCCCGCCGCCCCCCGCGCGGCTGCACCTGCAGGCCCTGGAGCGCATTGAAGAAGGCAACGTGTCCGGAGCGACCGCCGTGCTGGAGCTGCTCGTGAAGCAGGCTCCGGACTACCTGCCGGGCCTGCTGGAGCTGGCGCTCCTGCGCGAGCGCGCGGGGGCCCGGGACGCGGCCTTCCCGCTGATGCGCGCCCTGCGCTCGCGGGCGGGCCAGCTGCCCCCGGACGAGCTGGTGGATGGACCGGAGGCGCTGCCTGCGCGCTTCTACCTGGCGTCCGCTGACGCCTACCTGAATCTGGGGGCGCTGGAATGA
- the odhB gene encoding 2-oxoglutarate dehydrogenase complex dihydrolipoyllysine-residue succinyltransferase, with protein sequence MAVELKVPPLGESITEAVVGKWNKKQGDTVAADEPLVVLETDKVTIDVPSPAAGSIASIAFKEGDKVRVGEVLGTIEAGGAGAAAASPAQAAATPAPAQAAAPVQAAPAAAAGDARITPTARKMAEENQVDVGQLKGSGTGGRIVKEDVLGQLNRPAAPTQAPSAPPPPAAPSGPRPNAAREERVRMTPLRKRVAERLLQAQSNAALLTTFNEVDMGEVMALRKKYNEKFQAKHGVKLGFMSFFIRASVEALKAFPQINAEIDGEDVIFKHYYDIGVAVSGSRGLVVPVVRDANKLSLAELEKTVGDYGGRARNDKLTLTDLQGGTFTITNGGIFGSMLSTPILNPPQTGILGMHNIVDRPVARDGQVVIRPIMYIALTYDHRLVDGREAVQFLVRVKECIEDPERLLLDI encoded by the coding sequence ATGGCCGTTGAACTGAAAGTCCCGCCCCTCGGTGAGTCCATCACCGAGGCCGTCGTCGGCAAGTGGAACAAGAAGCAGGGCGACACGGTCGCCGCGGACGAGCCGCTCGTCGTGCTGGAGACCGACAAGGTCACCATCGACGTGCCGTCTCCCGCCGCCGGCAGCATCGCGTCCATCGCCTTCAAGGAGGGCGACAAGGTCCGCGTGGGCGAGGTGCTGGGCACCATCGAGGCTGGCGGTGCCGGTGCCGCCGCCGCGTCTCCTGCCCAGGCCGCCGCCACGCCCGCGCCCGCCCAGGCCGCCGCGCCGGTGCAGGCCGCGCCGGCCGCCGCCGCTGGTGACGCGCGCATCACCCCCACCGCCAGGAAGATGGCGGAGGAGAATCAGGTGGACGTGGGCCAGCTCAAGGGCTCCGGCACCGGCGGGCGCATCGTGAAGGAGGACGTGCTGGGGCAGCTCAACCGCCCGGCCGCCCCCACCCAGGCGCCCTCCGCCCCGCCGCCTCCGGCCGCGCCGTCCGGGCCGCGTCCCAACGCCGCGCGCGAGGAGCGCGTGCGCATGACGCCGCTGCGCAAGCGCGTCGCGGAGCGCCTGCTCCAGGCCCAGTCCAACGCCGCCCTGCTCACTACCTTCAACGAGGTGGACATGGGCGAGGTGATGGCGCTTCGCAAGAAGTACAACGAGAAGTTCCAGGCGAAGCACGGCGTGAAGCTCGGGTTCATGAGCTTCTTCATCCGCGCGTCGGTGGAGGCCCTCAAGGCGTTCCCGCAGATCAACGCGGAGATCGACGGCGAGGACGTCATCTTCAAGCACTACTACGACATCGGCGTGGCCGTCAGCGGCAGCCGCGGTCTGGTGGTGCCGGTGGTGCGCGACGCGAACAAGCTGTCGCTCGCGGAGCTGGAGAAGACCGTCGGCGACTACGGCGGCCGCGCTCGCAACGACAAGCTGACCCTGACGGACCTCCAGGGCGGCACGTTCACCATCACCAACGGCGGCATCTTCGGCTCCATGCTGTCCACGCCCATCCTGAACCCGCCGCAGACGGGCATCCTGGGCATGCACAACATCGTGGACCGCCCGGTGGCGCGCGACGGCCAGGTGGTCATCCGGCCCATCATGTACATCGCCCTCACGTACGACCACCGCCTGGTGGACGGCCGCGAAGCGGTGCAGTTCCTGGTGCGCGTGAAGGAGTGCATCGAGGACCCGGAGCGCCTGCTGCTCGACATCTGA
- a CDS encoding response regulator, with protein MSTNVLLVDDSPTVRNILKIYLMNLKVSIVEAEDAARALQLLRLVPVSVVIADINMPNMDGITFVKEVRASAQAQVKSVPVILLTAEKGEDLRQRGTEAGANAFIQKPVSHDELTKTVRQFLNRV; from the coding sequence GTGAGTACCAACGTCTTGCTGGTGGACGACAGCCCGACCGTCCGCAACATCCTCAAGATCTACCTGATGAACCTCAAGGTCAGCATCGTGGAGGCGGAGGACGCGGCGCGCGCGCTCCAGCTGCTGCGGCTGGTGCCGGTGAGCGTGGTGATCGCCGACATCAACATGCCGAACATGGACGGCATCACCTTCGTGAAGGAGGTGCGCGCCAGCGCCCAGGCCCAGGTGAAGAGCGTGCCGGTCATCCTGCTGACGGCGGAGAAGGGCGAGGACCTGCGCCAGCGCGGCACGGAGGCGGGCGCCAACGCGTTCATCCAGAAACCCGTTTCGCACGACGAGCTGACCAAGACGGTGCGTCAGTTCCTGAACAGGGTGTGA
- a CDS encoding response regulator: protein MSLPSLLLVDDSDAILALERAILSGHYTIHTASNGREALEKVGRLRPAAVLLDLSMPEMDGDEVLQRMKADVATTDIPVIIISSEKQRAEACLGLGAEAFLPKPFRADELLNRVGEALEAARRRSRSGAMLVLRLSVGEREFAVPLDSVKEVLLQPATRPLPTGPSYLREYVELRGHAVCVLDVALRLGVKHQVAIAERMLVVIEAEGVSLALTVDTVKDPEEFQATDIDRREKVGGAEHGLLQEGLLGMLRTGGRALPILDPKVFIARGLLRDLPALLAPVEEERSA, encoded by the coding sequence GTGAGCCTGCCGTCCCTGCTGCTGGTCGACGACAGCGACGCCATCCTGGCGCTGGAGCGGGCCATCCTCTCCGGGCACTACACCATCCACACGGCCAGCAACGGGCGTGAGGCGCTGGAGAAGGTGGGCCGGCTGCGGCCGGCGGCGGTGCTGCTGGACCTGTCCATGCCGGAGATGGACGGCGACGAGGTGCTCCAGCGGATGAAGGCGGATGTCGCGACGACGGACATCCCGGTCATCATCATCTCGTCGGAGAAGCAGCGCGCGGAGGCGTGCCTGGGACTGGGCGCGGAGGCGTTCCTGCCCAAGCCCTTCCGCGCGGACGAGCTGCTCAACCGCGTGGGCGAGGCGCTGGAGGCCGCGCGGCGCCGCTCGCGCTCCGGCGCGATGCTGGTGCTGCGGCTGTCGGTGGGCGAGCGCGAGTTCGCCGTGCCGCTGGACTCCGTGAAGGAGGTCCTCCTGCAGCCGGCGACGCGGCCGCTGCCCACGGGCCCGTCCTACCTGCGCGAGTACGTGGAGCTGCGCGGCCATGCGGTGTGCGTGCTGGACGTGGCGCTGCGGCTGGGCGTGAAGCACCAGGTGGCCATCGCGGAGCGGATGCTGGTGGTCATCGAGGCCGAAGGGGTGTCGCTGGCCCTCACCGTGGACACGGTGAAGGATCCGGAGGAGTTCCAGGCGACCGACATCGACCGGCGCGAGAAGGTGGGCGGCGCCGAGCACGGCCTGCTGCAAGAGGGGCTTCTGGGCATGCTGCGCACCGGTGGTCGCGCGCTGCCCATCCTGGATCCGAAGGTGTTCATCGCGCGGGGACTCCTGCGCGACCTGCCCGCGCTGCTCGCGCCGGTGGAGGAAGAGCGGAGCGCATGA
- a CDS encoding 2-oxoglutarate dehydrogenase E1 component, whose translation MANFQDSFLSGANIDFIEGLYARFLDDPGSVDPSWREVFERNNGAGRPIFNAKQLEAPAPVVPEGKGKGNGKANGAAQAPVAAAPAAPVAPAQDIGLQSKVDQAITAFRLRGHLRATLDPLERPRPPLGHVADVALMDENHFTAKELEQAVECNNVFPQQRVRLSDLVTRLRRTYSGHIGVEFMQMLDSERRRWLMQRMEHSDNRTPFSVEDQRHILTKLSYAEGFEHFLHTKYVGAKRFSLDGGEALIPMLDALLEVGAAMGLKELVIGMAHRGRLNVLTNILGKKPDQIFSEFDGPKDPKAYLGRGDVKYHMGFSSDHATRSGRNVHLSLAFNPSHLECVGPVVEGRVRAKQDRGGDADRTGVVPLLIHGDAAFIGQGVVAETLNFAGLKGYTTGGTVHVVINNQVGFTTDPSDSRSSIYATAIAQMLDIPVFHVNGDDPEACVHVARLAAEYRQTFKSDVVIDLICYRRYGHNEGDDPSFTQPSMYDIIRKHPPVRALYAKALAEQNRISAEESDALKQRCYQDFDAALTRARQESQFKEPNALEGLWKPYKGGLMKNAPQVPTAVEKATLRDALQKLATAPEGFQVHRDVERTVLKKRQGMLETEELQWSEGEALAYATLLSEGYIIRLSGQDSERGTFSHRHAVLHDVQTGAEFTPLRQFATGKAAFNVYNSPLSEMGVLGFDYGYSLDVPDGLTIWEGQFGDFVNGAQIIVDQFIAAAESKWRRLSGITLLLPHGYEGQGPEHSSARLERFLDLCAEDNLQVCYPTTPAQIFHLLRRQVLRPVRKPLVIMSPKSLLRRPEAMSHMDDLATGTFQEVILDAKADPAKVKRLLLCSGKVYYDLAKARDERKDDTIAIVRLEQLYPFPHDELSNLVAKLPQLQELYWVQEEPRNAGGWHFMFPRLHDLVSGRAQQHPLKLGYIGRAEAASPATGFPKTHDYEQQLIIEEAILRGTQNGR comes from the coding sequence ATGGCGAATTTCCAGGACAGCTTCCTCTCTGGTGCCAACATCGACTTCATCGAGGGGCTCTACGCGCGCTTCCTTGATGACCCGGGCAGCGTGGACCCGAGTTGGCGCGAAGTCTTCGAGCGCAACAACGGCGCGGGCCGCCCCATCTTCAACGCGAAGCAGTTGGAGGCCCCCGCGCCCGTCGTCCCCGAGGGCAAGGGCAAGGGCAACGGCAAGGCGAACGGAGCCGCGCAGGCCCCCGTCGCCGCCGCGCCCGCGGCCCCGGTCGCGCCCGCGCAGGACATCGGGTTGCAGTCGAAGGTGGACCAGGCCATCACCGCCTTCCGGCTTCGCGGTCACCTGCGCGCGACGCTGGACCCGCTCGAGCGCCCGCGCCCGCCCCTGGGGCACGTCGCGGACGTGGCGCTGATGGACGAGAACCACTTCACCGCGAAGGAGCTGGAGCAGGCGGTGGAGTGCAACAACGTCTTCCCGCAGCAGCGCGTGCGCCTGTCGGATCTGGTGACGCGGCTGCGCCGCACGTACTCCGGCCACATCGGCGTGGAGTTCATGCAGATGCTCGACAGCGAGCGTCGCCGCTGGCTCATGCAGCGCATGGAGCACAGCGACAACCGCACGCCGTTCTCCGTGGAGGACCAGCGGCACATCCTCACCAAGCTGTCGTACGCGGAGGGCTTCGAGCACTTCCTGCACACCAAGTACGTGGGTGCCAAGCGCTTCAGCCTGGACGGCGGCGAGGCCCTCATCCCCATGCTGGACGCCCTGCTGGAAGTCGGCGCCGCCATGGGGCTCAAGGAGCTGGTCATCGGCATGGCCCACCGCGGCCGCCTCAACGTGCTGACGAACATCCTGGGCAAGAAGCCGGATCAGATCTTCAGCGAGTTCGACGGCCCCAAGGACCCCAAGGCGTACCTGGGCCGGGGTGACGTGAAGTACCACATGGGCTTCTCGTCGGACCACGCCACGCGCTCGGGCCGGAACGTGCACCTGTCGCTGGCCTTCAACCCCAGCCACCTGGAGTGCGTGGGCCCCGTGGTGGAGGGCCGCGTGCGCGCCAAGCAGGACCGGGGCGGCGACGCGGACCGCACGGGCGTGGTGCCCCTGCTCATCCACGGCGACGCGGCCTTCATCGGACAGGGCGTCGTCGCGGAGACGCTCAACTTCGCGGGCCTCAAGGGCTACACGACGGGCGGCACGGTCCACGTCGTCATCAACAACCAGGTCGGCTTCACCACCGACCCGTCGGACTCGCGCTCCAGCATCTACGCCACCGCCATCGCGCAGATGTTGGACATCCCGGTGTTCCACGTGAACGGGGATGACCCGGAGGCGTGCGTCCACGTGGCGAGGCTCGCGGCGGAGTACCGCCAGACCTTCAAGAGCGACGTGGTCATCGACCTCATCTGCTACCGCCGCTACGGCCACAACGAGGGCGACGACCCGTCCTTCACCCAGCCGTCGATGTACGACATCATCCGCAAGCACCCGCCCGTGCGCGCGCTGTACGCGAAGGCGCTGGCGGAGCAGAACCGCATCTCCGCGGAGGAGTCCGACGCGCTCAAGCAGCGCTGCTACCAGGACTTCGACGCGGCGCTCACCCGCGCCCGCCAGGAGAGCCAGTTCAAGGAGCCCAACGCGCTGGAGGGCCTGTGGAAGCCCTACAAGGGCGGCCTGATGAAGAACGCGCCCCAGGTCCCCACCGCGGTGGAGAAGGCGACGCTGCGCGACGCGCTCCAGAAGCTGGCCACCGCGCCGGAGGGCTTCCAGGTGCACCGCGACGTGGAGCGCACCGTCCTCAAGAAGCGCCAGGGCATGCTGGAGACGGAGGAGCTGCAGTGGAGCGAGGGCGAGGCGCTGGCCTACGCCACGCTGCTGTCGGAGGGCTACATCATCCGCCTGTCCGGCCAGGACAGCGAGCGCGGCACCTTCAGCCACCGCCACGCGGTGCTGCACGACGTGCAGACGGGCGCGGAGTTCACCCCCCTGCGGCAGTTCGCCACCGGCAAGGCGGCGTTCAACGTCTACAACAGCCCCCTGTCGGAGATGGGCGTGCTGGGCTTCGACTACGGCTACAGCCTGGACGTGCCGGACGGCCTCACCATCTGGGAGGGCCAGTTCGGTGACTTCGTCAACGGCGCGCAGATCATCGTCGACCAGTTCATCGCGGCGGCGGAGAGCAAGTGGCGCCGGCTGAGCGGCATCACGCTGCTCCTGCCGCACGGCTACGAAGGCCAGGGCCCAGAGCACTCCAGCGCGCGCCTGGAGCGCTTCCTGGACCTGTGCGCGGAGGACAACCTCCAGGTCTGCTACCCCACCACGCCCGCGCAGATCTTCCACCTGTTGCGCCGCCAGGTGCTGCGCCCGGTGCGCAAGCCGCTGGTCATCATGTCGCCCAAGAGCCTGCTGCGCCGTCCGGAGGCCATGAGCCACATGGACGACCTGGCGACGGGCACGTTCCAGGAGGTCATCCTGGATGCGAAGGCGGACCCGGCGAAGGTGAAGCGGCTGCTGCTGTGCAGCGGCAAGGTCTACTACGACCTGGCCAAGGCCCGGGACGAGCGCAAGGACGACACCATCGCCATCGTGCGGCTGGAGCAGCTCTACCCGTTCCCGCACGACGAGCTGTCGAACCTGGTGGCGAAGCTGCCCCAGTTGCAGGAGCTGTACTGGGTGCAGGAGGAGCCTCGCAACGCGGGTGGCTGGCACTTCATGTTCCCGCGCCTGCACGACCTGGTCTCCGGCCGTGCGCAGCAGCACCCGTTGAAGTTGGGTTACATCGGCCGTGCCGAGGCCGCGAGCCCCGCCACCGGCTTCCCCAAGACGCACGACTACGAGCAGCAGCTCATCATCGAAGAAGCCATCCTCCGAGGAACCCAGAATGGCCGTTGA
- the fabI gene encoding enoyl-ACP reductase FabI, whose amino-acid sequence MLLQGKKLLITGVLTPQSLAFGIAEHALAQGAEIILTGFGRAKSLTERSAKRLKPGTEVLELDVTNPEHFPALTETLRQKWGRVDGVLHAIAYAPEDALGGNFLNTPWESVQTAFRISAFSVKELAMACAPLMPPGSAIVALDFDNRQAWPIYDWMGVCKAAMEATVRYLARDLGPKGIRVNALAAGPLATIAAKGIPGFKSLAQYWGKQAPLGWSDKDSHDHVARTACAMLSDWMPSTTGEMVHVDGGYHSVGAPPVDTVEGAEGVLATPTPKEG is encoded by the coding sequence ATGCTCCTCCAGGGCAAGAAGCTGCTCATCACCGGCGTGCTCACCCCGCAGTCGCTGGCCTTCGGCATCGCCGAACACGCGCTGGCGCAGGGTGCGGAGATCATCCTCACCGGCTTTGGCCGGGCGAAGTCGCTGACGGAGCGCAGCGCGAAGCGGCTCAAGCCCGGCACGGAGGTGCTGGAGCTGGACGTCACCAACCCGGAGCACTTCCCGGCCCTGACGGAGACGCTGCGCCAGAAGTGGGGCCGCGTGGACGGCGTGCTGCACGCCATCGCGTACGCGCCCGAGGACGCGCTGGGCGGCAACTTCCTCAACACCCCCTGGGAGAGCGTGCAGACCGCGTTCCGCATCTCCGCCTTCTCCGTGAAGGAGCTGGCCATGGCGTGCGCGCCGCTGATGCCGCCGGGCAGCGCCATCGTCGCGCTGGACTTCGACAACCGGCAGGCGTGGCCCATCTACGACTGGATGGGGGTGTGCAAGGCCGCCATGGAGGCCACGGTGCGCTACCTGGCGCGCGACCTGGGCCCCAAGGGCATCCGCGTCAACGCGCTGGCGGCGGGCCCCCTGGCCACCATCGCGGCCAAGGGGATTCCGGGCTTCAAGTCCCTGGCGCAGTACTGGGGCAAGCAGGCGCCGCTGGGCTGGAGCGACAAGGACAGCCACGACCACGTCGCCAGGACGGCGTGCGCCATGCTGTCCGACTGGATGCCCTCCACCACGGGCGAAATGGTCCACGTCGACGGCGGTTATCACTCCGTGGGCGCTCCCCCGGTGGACACGGTGGAAGGAGCGGAAGGGGTCCTGGCGACCCCCACGCCCAAGGAGGGATGA